TACGATACTGCGCTTAGTAAAAGCGAGGAAAACCTCAGCACGCTGGGACGACCGGCTTCCGCTCCGCCAGAGGGGCAAGGGAGGGTGAGTCGCATGCTACAGAAATTTGACAGGAATTATGGCAAGTTGCAGCCCAAATCGCGCAGCACAGAAAACCTCCTGGACTTGGACCCTACTCCTGTCAGGCCAAGCTCCAGACCCAAGCCAGATGTGGTGCCAAAATGCCCAGTGTCTCCGCAACCCGGCTCTCCACGCAGCAAAGTCTTCCAAAACGCCCAGTCTACCGTAGTCAATCATCTTGCCTCTCCTTGTGACTCAGGGAGCAGTACGCCTGTTTCCGGATCCCCTCAGTTAGTGTCTTCTGCACGTAGACGTTTTGAGGGGAGTGGGGGACGAAGTGTCACTGTGCATCCCAAGGAGGACGCTGAGATGTCCCCGTCCAAGCCTGTTAGAGAACGGGACTGGGACAGCACAGATGGGGCCTCCAAAGCCAAGGTGCCATGCTCCCCAGAGAGCCACCGTGCCCGTGCCGACTGTACTCCTAGCCCCACGTCACCCCCCTTATCGCCCAGCTTTGAGATCCGTCCTTCCCCTCGGCCGGATCTTTCTCTCCTTCCGGCCGGTGATCTACAGGCCCGTGCGCTCGCCAACTTGCGTCTTCAGTCTCGCAATTCCTTCACCGTCATTCCCAAGAGTCGTGCGGCCATCTCGTCACCTGGCAGCACCGCCCCGTCCAGCCCTGTCCTTTCCCCCCCATCCCCACGACCCCTGGTGGGTGTGGCAACTTCAGAGCCCGCTGTGCCAACCCCCTCACCTACTTCTTTCACACCCTTCGGACCAAAGCTTACAGAGAAGGTGACCATAGAAGCCAAAATAGGGTCTCCGCAGCACACCCCACCTGCCACACCAACCTCCCCAACCCCAGCTTCTCCACCCTCAATTGGCTCACCTGTCAAATCAGTCTCACCTCCGGAGGAACCTCCAGCTGATAAGCTGCCCATCACGAACATTGATGACGTAGTCGTGGAGCCCATGCCGCCCATCCTGAGCCCTGCAGTGCAGAGGCGCAAAGGGAATACATTTACAGTTGTTCCAAAACGGAGGCCCGAGGCCCAGACTGACCCTTCTGAGACCCCGGAGGTTGTCACTGAATCTCCGAGCACACCACAAGCCCCTTATGCCCATCTGGGCACCCTGATTAAAAAGCGTTACCCTGCTGCAGAAGAGATAGAGGTCATTGGGGGCTACCTTTCCCTTGGGCGATCTTGCCTCTCGAAGACTGGCTCAACAGGAAAAAAGGTAAATATGTTATATTTAACATAATATCTGATGAGTCTTCACTCACTAGACATGTATTAAAGAAATTTGATGTCTTTAAGCAGCGGCTTAAAatgatggttcacccaaaaacaaatttattcaccctcatttcattcaAAACCTGTATCACTTTCTTTATTTTGTGGAGCACACAAGGAAATATTAGGCACCTGCagtcatcatttatttttattctgcctaatatcctcttttgtgttccactaaagaaaaaaagtcatatgggtttTGGCACCACATGAGGGTGAAGAACccatgatgacagaactttcaattttgagtgaattaatcatttaagAAGAATCTATAAAATTTAAGAAAGTGTTTCTTAAAtcactttttatgtttttaatgacttgacaaatatgtttttttagtTGTGAAATCTGTGCAAATACACATTCAAATGTTCAAAAAAGGCTTTAAGGATATTTTTTCAGACACAGTTGTTAGGTGTTTATGACCTGTTCAAAGGTTTACTGTATTCTTTACACCTGCATAATTCAAGATGTGTCATCATAGTGCTGTACTTTATTGTTTTTTCTTGTACTAGAATGTCACTGACCTGTTAGCCTGAGTATTTTGATCTTGAAAAGCTGTTAAGATGTTCTACACACATCTTGTAAACTTGTGGATTTTGAGGTGTTCATGCCACATGCAGTTACACTGAGATACCTCCTGCTAGACATCAGTTCAAACAAGTTATAACTGTCTGAGATTCTGTGCTATACAGTGAAACTAATTTGGACACTTAAACAACACTAAACATTTCAAAGGGCAACTTAGAGTACAAAACTAtagaaaacaatataaaaatgctATATGCAAATTATacagaaaatgtgaaatgtCAAAGACAGCCTTTATGCTCACATTGTGGCTTTAATttataaccaaatgtaaacagcagtaaAGAACTTGCTGAAGGAGGTCAGGTGATTTATGGTGGAAAAAGAGTCATGTGTTCTGTTTGGAGTTAAGTCTAGGATTTAGTGAGATCTAATAAAGATCTCTTAGATTTATCAGTGAATCCTGAAGGGAATGTGAAACTGCAAACATTAGGAAACCGGTTTATTCTCTCTTTCAAAAACTAATTTGGCACGTGCATTTTGCTAAAAGGTGACGTTTGATGTATATGTTTTTTGCCATCTCATTACTGTCAAGAAATCTATTTACAAAGTTAAGATTTGTATTTATAGAACTGATATCTATTCTATTTGTAACTTTACAAAGCCATACTTGAGATTTGTTTGACTTGTTACATAACATGCTGCTATTCACAGTTAAAATCAATCTCAAAACAGGAAACCAAACAAGCACCAATGATCTGTTTCACTTCCTCTACACAGTAGTGCTGTAAACTAGGTCTATCAAACTAGATTTAGATCTATAATGCATCTAAAGTAAGGATGGTTCCAGTTGTttgatttttacttttttttttttcttcaaattttTGTTTTAGCTTTATTCTTTTAGCGGTAAAGCTAATGGAGATGAATTTAGAGACACTATTTCTCTGCGAGGATTTTAGCATGCTGACAGCTACAGTAGTTGTGTTAGATTGTCGTTATCTCTGATAAGCATCACTACTGCCAAAGCAGCACTTttgtactttaaaaaaagtaaagaatTTTGACCATTTTTTGATTACCGAAAACCAGGACACTCAGACCGGCAATGAGATACTCAAATGACACTCGAAGTTTACTCAAAGATGCCTTATAATTTCAACACATTTAAAGTATGCCTCCTCTGTATGGATAaaaaattgttatattacaaaatactatctataaccaaagacacaaattcagataggCTTCTCAGAGGTTACTCAACATGTTTTATGACAAGTTTCAAAAATAACGAATGAAATAATGATAGAAATTATGTCTCTTCTGtattagaaaaaataaataaataataaataatatttaacaaaaatagctctcacaaacttacaaaaactaacaaaaaatatctatatctttagttttcttcttcatcctcattttcctcttcatcctgtttttcgtcctcatcctccttgtttgcccatctatattttgctgtagagctgatctttcccagcagttttttgttgcttaacaaacaagcatgaaagttataaagaaacttatataggcctatcagctgttacatcgcaaggtacaaaggaagagcacaacgagctgaactcattgtagatgatagctgaaggttgctctgctgttacacaaagtatctgttattcagttacagacgactgcacaaatcgtgcaaactaatgaaaacattataaactgttaGAAGTAAAAAACTGTAGTTTAGGCATAAGTAAGCCACGACGCTGAGAATATAGttacctttatggaataatccactaTTGTCTTGAGATCTCAAGATTGTATCTATACAATGTGATACTAATATTC
This DNA window, taken from Megalobrama amblycephala isolate DHTTF-2021 linkage group LG4, ASM1881202v1, whole genome shotgun sequence, encodes the following:
- the tprn gene encoding taperin, whose amino-acid sequence is MSGGDLRVLRQEPGQESPRMPAWKREILERRKAKGGGSGAGAESVSSRLNGEVTASKSKDDITSAHSSRNYTITAAKRATKSPDLSPVKTKEHWPSTDSYDLEERTARDSGGQESLVLQESLGPLQENPFIKLEKERKKRQSQENAARPVQHILELYGSVPGIRTIRAENIIIIESDPEYFPEGCGLKHASKLQQNGTVSGYSSLNDLLDRRGSPVTEIRAKEVVIYDTALSKSEENLSTLGRPASAPPEGQGRVSRMLQKFDRNYGKLQPKSRSTENLLDLDPTPVRPSSRPKPDVVPKCPVSPQPGSPRSKVFQNAQSTVVNHLASPCDSGSSTPVSGSPQLVSSARRRFEGSGGRSVTVHPKEDAEMSPSKPVRERDWDSTDGASKAKVPCSPESHRARADCTPSPTSPPLSPSFEIRPSPRPDLSLLPAGDLQARALANLRLQSRNSFTVIPKSRAAISSPGSTAPSSPVLSPPSPRPLVGVATSEPAVPTPSPTSFTPFGPKLTEKVTIEAKIGSPQHTPPATPTSPTPASPPSIGSPVKSVSPPEEPPADKLPITNIDDVVVEPMPPILSPAVQRRKGNTFTVVPKRRPEAQTDPSETPEVVTESPSTPQAPYAHLGTLIKKRYPAAEEIEVIGGYLSLGRSCLSKTGSTGKKLKISFNESSLQSTFEYPSENSVWDSGEEEEEGEEKRGEDDGGVIPGRISIPRASYTSSPTLSNNTTDLSNYTPKHSVEFNAWQEHKLDESAHRGEDTSESTEEVMLTPADSSSLSDFSSEPALYF